The following proteins come from a genomic window of Maylandia zebra isolate NMK-2024a linkage group LG22, Mzebra_GT3a, whole genome shotgun sequence:
- the ubqln4 gene encoding ubiquilin-4, whose translation MADQGAADPGNNNNNKPEASEGTIIKVTVKTPKDKEEIAIAEDASVTQFKEEISRRFKAKQDQLVLIFAGKILKDGDSLSQHGIKDGLTVHLVIKTAHKAADGGSTSASSSTSTQAGSTSTSNPGTNPSTTTGSTGSAPPPTQTPNILTGFGDLGGLAGLGMGSANFMELQQQMQRQLMSNPEMLSQIMENPLVQNMMSNPDLMRQMIMANPQMQQLMERNPEISHMLNNPELMRQTMELARNPAMMQEMMRNQDRALSNLESIPGGYNALRRMYTDIQEPMFSAAREQFGSNPFSALGGSSESGAQPSRTENREPLPNPWGPPTSSNPSESGGGSTGSSSTTAGTTPSVSNPLGINPGSLGNGMFNSPGMQSLLQQISENPQLMQNMLSAPYMRSMMQSLAQNPELASQVLMNNPLFAGNQQLQEQFRAQLPIFLQQMQNPEALSVMTNPRAMQALMQIQQGLQTLQTEAPGLMPSLMPGGIPGIPTGGAMPTENPASSPSSAGTNIAQQQLMHQMLQMFAGGGGGGGSATTQTPEVRFQSQLDQLNAMGFINREANLQALIATGGDINAAIERLLGSQPS comes from the exons ATGGCTGACCAAGGCGCCGCAGATCCTggtaataacaacaataataaaccTGAAGCCTCCGAGGGAACTATTATAAAGGTCACAGTGAAAACTCctaaagacaaagaagaaatcGCCATCGCAGAAGATGCCTCTGTTACTCAG tTTAAAGAAGAGATCTCGAGGCGATTCAAAGCCAAACAGGACCAGCTGGTTCTGATTTTTGCAGGGAAAATCTTAAAAGATGGCGACAGCCTCAGCCAACATGGCATCAAAGATGGCCTGACAGTGCACTTGGTCATAAAAACAGCACACAA GGCGGCAGATGGTGGTAGCACATCAGCCTCTAGCTCAACATCCACCCAAGCAGGCAGTACCTCCACTTCAAATCCAGGCACCAACCCCTCAACCACAACAGGTTCTACTGGCTCAGCCCCACCACCCACACAGACGCCCAACATACTGA CTGGCTTCGGTGACCTGGGTGGTCTAGCTGGACTGGGCATGGGCTCGGCTAACTTCatggagctgcagcagcagatgcAGAGGCAGCTTATGTCCAATCCAGAGATGCTTTCTCAAATTATGGAGAACCCGCTGGTGCAGAACATGATGTCAAACCCAGACTTGATGAGACAGATGATTATGGCTAATCCTCAGATGCAACAGTTGATGGAACGCAACCCTGAGATCTCCCACATGCTCAACAACCCTGAGCTTATGAGACAG ACCATGGAGCTGGCCAGGAACCCAGCCATGATGCAAGAAATGATGCGCAACCAGGACCGGGCTTTGAGCAACTTGGAGAGCATCCCAGGAGGATACAATGCTTTGCGGAGGATGTACACAGACATCCAGGAGCCCATGTTTAGCGCTGCCAGAGAACAG TTTGGTAGCAACCCATTCTCAGCTCTGGGAGGGAGCTCCGAGTCTGGTGCCCAGCCATCACGGACAGAGAACCGAGAGCCCCTACCAAATCCATGGGGGCCACCAACTTCTTCTAACCCTTCTGAAAGTGGAGGGGGCAGCACGGGGAGCAGTAGTACCACCGCAGGCACCACCCCAAGTGTGTCGAACCCTCTGGGCATCAATCCTGGCAGTCTGGGAAATG GCATGTTTAACAGCCCAGGCATGCAGAGTCTACTGCAGCAGATCTCTGAAAACCCTCAGCTGATGCAGAACATGCTGTCTGCTCCCTACATGCGCAGCATGATGCAGTCACTGGCTCAAAACCCAGAGTTGGCCTCCCAG GTTTTGATGAATAACCCCTTGTTTGCTGGAAACCAACAACTGCAGGAACAGTTCAGAGCTCAGCTGCCTATCTTTCTGCAGCAG ATGCAGAACCCAGAAGCTCTGTCAGTGATGACCAATCCACGGGCCATGCAAGCTCTGATGCAGATCCAGCAGGGCCTacagacactgcagacagaAGCACCAGGCCTCATGCCCAG TTTGATGCCAGGTGGAATTCCTGGAATACCCACAGGAGGGGCCATGCCCACAGAGAACCCTGCATCCTCACCCAGCAGTGCTGGAACAAACATTgcccagcagcagctgatgCATCAGATGCTCCAGATGTttgctggaggaggaggtggaggcggAAGCGCAACG ACCCAGACCCCAGAGGTTCGGTTCCAGTCCCAGCTGGACCAGCTTAATGCTATGGGCTTCATCAACCGCGAGGCCAACCTGCAGGCGCTCATAGCTACTGGAGGAGACATCAATGCTGCAATCGAGAGACTTCTGGGCTCACAGCCCTCGTAA
- the LOC101475234 gene encoding lens fiber membrane intrinsic protein-like isoform X1 translates to MFPLKNRCSTAAPLSLLKMYSFMGGGLFCAIVGNILLVVSTATDYWMQYRLSGNYAHQGLWRYCMSNKCYMQTDSIAYWNATRAFMILSGMSCFAGIIAGIMSFAHFSSFERFNRSFAAGIMFFVSTFFVLLAMAIYTGVTINFLGKRFGDWRFSWSYILGWVAMLMTFFAGIFYICAYRMCECRRGTGPR, encoded by the exons ATGTTTCCTCTAAAGAACAG gtGCTCTACAGCGGCCCCATTATCTCTGCTCAAAATGTACAGCTTCATGGGAGGGGGTCTGTTCTGTGCCATAGTGGGTAATATCCTGTTAGTGGTCTCCACTGCTACGGACTACTGGATGCAGTATCGACTCTCTGGAAATTATGCCCACCAGGGTCTCTGGAGGTACTGCATGTCCAACAAGTGCTACATGCAGACCGACAGCATAG CTTACTGGAATGCCACCAGGGCCTTCATGATCCTTTCAGGGATGTCGTGCTTTGCAGGCATCATTGCTGGCATCATGTCCTTTGCGCACTTTTCCTCCTTTGAAAGGTTCAACCGCTCCTTTGCCGCAGGAATCATGTTTTTCGTCTCAA CTTTCTTTGTTCTCCTGGCGATGGCCATCTACACTGGGGTGACAATCAACTTCCTGGGAAAGCGATTCGGTGACTGGCGTTTCTCTTGGTCATATATACTCGGCTGGGTGGCGATGCTCATGACCTTCTTTGCAG GTATTTTCTACATATGTGCCTACAGAATGTGTGAATGCAGGAGAGGAACCGGACCACGCTAG
- the LOC101475234 gene encoding lens fiber membrane intrinsic protein-like isoform X2, with translation MYSFMGGGLFCAIVGNILLVVSTATDYWMQYRLSGNYAHQGLWRYCMSNKCYMQTDSIAYWNATRAFMILSGMSCFAGIIAGIMSFAHFSSFERFNRSFAAGIMFFVSTFFVLLAMAIYTGVTINFLGKRFGDWRFSWSYILGWVAMLMTFFAGIFYICAYRMCECRRGTGPR, from the exons ATGTACAGCTTCATGGGAGGGGGTCTGTTCTGTGCCATAGTGGGTAATATCCTGTTAGTGGTCTCCACTGCTACGGACTACTGGATGCAGTATCGACTCTCTGGAAATTATGCCCACCAGGGTCTCTGGAGGTACTGCATGTCCAACAAGTGCTACATGCAGACCGACAGCATAG CTTACTGGAATGCCACCAGGGCCTTCATGATCCTTTCAGGGATGTCGTGCTTTGCAGGCATCATTGCTGGCATCATGTCCTTTGCGCACTTTTCCTCCTTTGAAAGGTTCAACCGCTCCTTTGCCGCAGGAATCATGTTTTTCGTCTCAA CTTTCTTTGTTCTCCTGGCGATGGCCATCTACACTGGGGTGACAATCAACTTCCTGGGAAAGCGATTCGGTGACTGGCGTTTCTCTTGGTCATATATACTCGGCTGGGTGGCGATGCTCATGACCTTCTTTGCAG GTATTTTCTACATATGTGCCTACAGAATGTGTGAATGCAGGAGAGGAACCGGACCACGCTAG